One region of Halohasta litchfieldiae genomic DNA includes:
- a CDS encoding FAD-binding and (Fe-S)-binding domain-containing protein codes for MAQNHPQARSASPADEPRAAYTHTNETTGQPELVDALRDRIDGEVRFDDYSRQLYATDASIYEVTPIGVVFPRSTADVSAVVSYCAAVDVPLLPRGGGTSLAGQTVNKAVVLDFTRYMDDVRTVDPGEQRATAQVGTTLGGLNARLADHDLKFAPDPAWGDKSALGGAIGNNSTGAHSLQYGKTDHYIESCEVVLADGTVTEFGEVAVDDLRDRAEADGLEGQIYSGVADLLDEYGDEIDRAYPDLKRNVSGYNLDRLVAEATGEFGQAGTINLARLLAGSEGTLAVVTEATVSLEPIPETKGMALLTYDDLIEAMADVAPILEHDPAAVEIIDDVMLDLARETAEFADVAGILPDGTRATLLVEFYAEDDAEARQLVDRLIADRVTDEASVSEPSITATDGLEAHAADKREQFWKLRKSGLPILLSRTSDAKHVAFIEDTGIPPENLPEYVADFRDVLDDHDTFASFYAHAGPGVLHIRPLIDTKTVDGVETMVSIADDVTDLVVEYGGSVSGEHGDGRARTCWNEKLYGTDIWDAFRDLKTTFDPDWLFNPGQVVGVDEAAVSTGEAPPRAQTVEMATQLRADPDYEFDSTLTPTLEWDNENGMQGMVELCHGCGGCRGPQETTGGVMCPTYRAADEEVTATRGRANMLRQAMSGDLPDDPTDEEFVTEVLDLCIGCKGCKHDCPSGVDMAKLKAEVTHAHHQEHGESIRDKLFANVDSLFALGSRLAPLANTLSSLPGSGILLEKTVGIARERDPPTLQAETFVDWFEARGTTVSAADATRRVVVFPDAYTNHVHPEVGKAAVRVLEAAGVHVSVLDDRTDSGRPAFSKGLLDDARATARDNVTTLHRHVETGRDVVFVEPSDAVMVQSDYLDLLGQDDDRAATVAANTYGICEYLDVHGLDREIDWDADGSLAYHGHCHQKATKKDHHAVGVLRRAGYAADPLDSGCCGMAGSFGYEAEHYSMSQAIGEILFKQVDDSPAEQVVAPGASCRTQLGDRDDGDEPPHPVEALASALPDR; via the coding sequence ATGGCCCAGAACCACCCTCAGGCCCGCTCGGCGTCTCCGGCCGACGAGCCGCGAGCAGCCTATACCCACACCAACGAGACGACCGGGCAACCGGAGCTCGTCGACGCACTTCGCGACCGGATCGACGGTGAGGTCCGGTTCGACGACTACTCACGTCAGCTCTACGCCACCGACGCGAGCATCTACGAGGTGACGCCGATCGGCGTCGTCTTTCCGCGGTCGACAGCCGACGTGTCGGCCGTGGTCTCCTACTGTGCCGCGGTTGATGTGCCGCTCCTCCCTCGTGGCGGGGGAACTAGTCTCGCCGGTCAGACGGTCAACAAAGCTGTCGTGCTGGATTTCACGCGGTACATGGACGACGTTCGCACCGTCGACCCCGGTGAACAGCGAGCCACTGCTCAGGTCGGGACAACACTCGGTGGCCTGAACGCGAGGCTGGCCGATCACGATCTGAAGTTCGCGCCCGATCCAGCATGGGGTGACAAGTCCGCCCTCGGCGGTGCGATCGGTAACAATTCGACTGGCGCACACTCGCTGCAGTACGGCAAGACCGATCACTACATCGAATCGTGTGAAGTCGTCCTCGCAGACGGTACCGTCACGGAGTTCGGCGAGGTCGCGGTCGACGACCTGCGGGACCGCGCCGAGGCCGACGGGCTTGAGGGACAGATCTACAGTGGCGTTGCTGATCTCCTCGACGAGTACGGCGACGAGATCGACAGGGCTTACCCGGATCTGAAGCGGAACGTCTCCGGCTACAACCTTGATCGGCTCGTCGCCGAGGCCACCGGCGAGTTCGGGCAGGCTGGCACGATCAATCTCGCGCGACTGCTCGCCGGAAGCGAAGGAACACTCGCAGTCGTCACGGAGGCGACAGTCTCGCTCGAACCGATCCCCGAGACGAAGGGGATGGCACTGCTGACGTACGACGACCTCATCGAGGCGATGGCGGACGTCGCACCGATCCTCGAGCACGATCCGGCAGCCGTCGAGATCATCGATGACGTGATGCTCGACCTCGCCCGCGAGACGGCCGAGTTCGCCGACGTGGCTGGCATCCTGCCGGACGGAACGCGAGCAACGCTGTTGGTCGAGTTCTACGCCGAGGATGATGCGGAGGCTCGGCAACTGGTCGACCGGCTTATTGCCGACCGGGTCACCGACGAGGCGTCGGTATCGGAGCCATCGATCACGGCCACCGACGGGCTCGAAGCTCACGCAGCCGACAAACGCGAGCAGTTCTGGAAGCTCCGGAAATCCGGGCTTCCGATCCTGCTGTCGCGGACCAGCGACGCCAAACACGTCGCGTTCATCGAGGATACCGGCATCCCGCCGGAAAACCTGCCCGAGTACGTCGCCGACTTCCGGGACGTACTTGACGATCACGACACGTTCGCGTCGTTTTACGCCCATGCCGGGCCCGGCGTCCTCCACATCCGACCGCTGATCGACACGAAAACGGTCGACGGCGTCGAGACGATGGTCTCGATCGCCGACGACGTAACCGATTTAGTGGTCGAGTATGGCGGGTCAGTATCCGGTGAACACGGTGATGGACGGGCTCGAACCTGTTGGAACGAAAAGCTCTACGGCACCGATATCTGGGACGCGTTTCGCGATCTCAAAACGACGTTCGACCCCGACTGGCTGTTCAACCCCGGCCAAGTCGTCGGCGTCGACGAAGCGGCGGTCTCGACAGGAGAGGCACCACCTCGGGCACAGACTGTCGAGATGGCCACACAGCTCCGCGCTGATCCGGACTACGAGTTCGACTCAACGCTGACCCCGACCCTAGAGTGGGACAACGAAAACGGGATGCAGGGGATGGTAGAACTCTGTCACGGCTGTGGCGGCTGCCGCGGACCACAAGAGACGACTGGTGGTGTGATGTGTCCTACCTATCGTGCCGCCGACGAGGAAGTGACCGCCACGCGCGGGCGGGCAAACATGCTTCGACAGGCGATGAGCGGCGACCTCCCCGATGATCCCACTGACGAGGAGTTCGTCACCGAGGTGTTGGATCTCTGTATCGGCTGTAAGGGCTGTAAGCACGACTGCCCGAGTGGCGTCGACATGGCGAAACTCAAAGCAGAAGTGACCCACGCCCACCATCAGGAACACGGCGAGAGCATCCGCGACAAGCTGTTTGCGAACGTCGATAGCCTGTTCGCACTCGGCAGTCGGCTGGCACCGCTGGCGAACACACTCTCGTCGCTACCGGGGAGTGGCATCCTACTGGAGAAGACTGTCGGGATCGCGCGCGAACGCGACCCGCCGACGCTACAGGCCGAGACGTTCGTCGACTGGTTCGAAGCCCGTGGGACGACCGTCTCGGCAGCGGATGCGACCAGACGTGTCGTCGTCTTCCCGGACGCCTACACCAACCACGTCCATCCCGAGGTTGGCAAGGCCGCGGTCCGCGTGCTCGAAGCTGCCGGAGTACACGTCTCCGTATTGGATGATCGGACGGATAGCGGCCGACCAGCCTTTTCGAAGGGGCTGCTCGACGACGCGCGGGCTACCGCCCGCGACAATGTCACCACACTCCATCGACACGTCGAGACCGGCCGAGACGTCGTGTTCGTCGAACCGTCCGATGCGGTAATGGTCCAATCGGATTATCTGGATCTGCTTGGGCAAGACGATGACCGGGCAGCGACAGTCGCCGCCAACACGTACGGCATCTGTGAGTATCTCGACGTCCACGGTCTCGACCGTGAGATCGACTGGGACGCCGACGGCTCACTCGCCTACCACGGCCATTGCCACCAGAAAGCGACCAAGAAAGACCACCACGCCGTCGGTGTGCTCCGGCGCGCGGGCTACGCGGCCGACCCGCTGGACTCGGGCTGCTGTGGCATGGCTGGCAGTTTCGGCTACGAGGCCGAACACTACTCGATGAGCCAGGCCATCGGCGAAATCCTGTTCAAGCAGGTCGACGACAGCCCGGCCGAACAGGTTGTCGCCCCGGGTGCATCCTGCCGGACGCAACTCGGGGACCGTGACGACGGTGACGAACCACCACACCCGGTCGAGGCACTAGCCAGCGCGCTTCCGGACAGATAG
- a CDS encoding L-lactate permease: MATPTQIMLGLLPLAVISFLMIGRYWSATRAMPIAWVVAAAVGYFGWQMTPRWIAAASINGAITATNILWIVFGAILLLYTLKETGAFDVINAGFTSISDDRRVQVVLLVFLMGSFVESAAGFGTPAAIVGPLLVGLGFPPLVAVVVALTGNLMAITFGAVGTPLIIGLQDIFESSDPISSAVAGQGMNVEQWVAEIGVWAATHHVIVGMVLPFIGVAMMTRFFGEERSIKPALEVLPLTLFAWASFAVPYWVTAYYLGPTFPGLFGSMIGMAVTVTALRAGYFEPDETWDFGPEAQWPDHWIGDIQPGESTNRGTAVATDGGTVTVGSKQMSLPRAWAPYLILAGLLVLTRVIDPLTGFLTSTLVFEWADILGTGMSNDFALLYLPGAIFVFVHLLTIPLHGMNTTEIKDAWMESAEKVMPAVIALVFAVATVQIMIQSGQSANIDSMLVVLSEATANAAGSIYPFFAALVGAFGAFLAGSNTVSDILFGTFQYNIATDLGVSRTIVVGAQAVGGAIGNLVAVHNVVAALAVVGLVGEEGRVIRLELIPLAYYATMTGILTLLFVYVISPGVF, translated from the coding sequence ATGGCGACGCCGACCCAGATCATGCTGGGCCTGTTGCCACTGGCCGTCATTTCGTTTTTGATGATCGGTCGCTACTGGTCGGCAACCCGTGCCATGCCTATCGCGTGGGTGGTGGCTGCTGCAGTCGGCTACTTCGGTTGGCAGATGACCCCACGCTGGATCGCTGCAGCGTCGATCAATGGGGCGATCACCGCGACCAACATCCTCTGGATCGTATTTGGCGCGATACTGCTGTTGTATACGCTCAAAGAGACAGGGGCTTTCGACGTGATCAACGCTGGCTTCACCTCGATCAGCGACGACCGGCGCGTGCAGGTCGTTCTGCTCGTGTTCCTGATGGGGTCGTTCGTCGAGTCCGCAGCCGGATTCGGGACACCAGCGGCGATTGTCGGCCCGTTGCTCGTCGGGCTGGGATTCCCGCCACTCGTGGCGGTCGTGGTCGCACTGACGGGGAACCTGATGGCAATCACGTTCGGTGCCGTCGGGACACCACTCATCATCGGCCTTCAGGACATCTTCGAATCGTCGGATCCGATTTCGTCAGCTGTTGCCGGACAGGGGATGAATGTCGAACAGTGGGTCGCCGAGATCGGCGTGTGGGCGGCCACACACCACGTTATCGTCGGCATGGTATTGCCCTTTATCGGCGTCGCGATGATGACGCGCTTTTTCGGCGAAGAACGATCGATCAAACCGGCGCTGGAAGTCCTGCCGCTGACACTGTTCGCGTGGGCTTCGTTCGCCGTTCCCTACTGGGTAACGGCATACTACCTCGGACCGACCTTCCCCGGGCTGTTCGGATCGATGATTGGAATGGCAGTGACCGTGACCGCGCTTCGTGCGGGATACTTCGAACCCGACGAAACGTGGGACTTCGGTCCGGAAGCTCAATGGCCAGATCACTGGATCGGTGACATCCAGCCCGGTGAGTCGACCAACCGTGGTACAGCCGTGGCGACTGACGGCGGTACCGTGACGGTCGGCTCGAAGCAGATGTCGCTCCCACGTGCCTGGGCACCGTACCTCATCCTCGCTGGGCTGCTCGTGCTGACGCGCGTAATCGATCCACTGACGGGCTTCCTCACCTCGACGCTCGTATTCGAGTGGGCAGACATCCTCGGCACCGGTATGAGCAACGACTTCGCACTGCTGTACCTTCCCGGTGCGATCTTCGTGTTCGTCCACTTGCTGACGATCCCGCTCCACGGAATGAATACGACGGAAATCAAAGACGCATGGATGGAGTCTGCCGAGAAGGTGATGCCGGCAGTGATCGCACTTGTGTTCGCCGTCGCAACCGTGCAGATCATGATCCAGTCCGGCCAAAGCGCCAACATTGACAGTATGCTCGTCGTTCTCTCGGAGGCGACGGCCAACGCCGCCGGGAGCATCTACCCGTTCTTCGCAGCGCTGGTGGGTGCGTTCGGTGCGTTCCTCGCTGGCTCGAACACGGTCAGCGACATCCTCTTCGGGACCTTCCAGTACAACATCGCGACCGATCTGGGAGTCTCGCGGACCATCGTCGTCGGTGCACAGGCGGTCGGCGGTGCCATTGGAAACCTCGTTGCAGTCCACAACGTCGTCGCCGCGCTTGCCGTCGTCGGCCTTGTCGGTGAGGAAGGGCGGGTCATCCGTCTCGAATTGATTCCGCTGGCGTACTACGCAACGATGACCGGTATCCTGACGCTGCTGTTCGTCTACGTGATCTCGCCGGGGGTGTTCTGA
- a CDS encoding IS6 family transposase: MLFNKRLCFLSDIERERTATPVRALAVRLHATGCSLRETQAILRLFGVQRSHQAIFQWVHRVADSVPDPPEAQPKRVVVDETAVKINGEWSWLYAAIDLDTKLILSVDLFGSHGTDPAAAFLHRLSEKHDLSEAVFLVDGFGYQTALARLGLSGRRDYTDRNLIEKWFQTLKMRIDRFHNSWVGSRSSVRRWYSQFAHYYNRQRPHQSLDDRTPDEVVAN; the protein is encoded by the coding sequence ATTTTGTTTAACAAGCGATTGTGTTTTCTATCGGACATCGAGCGAGAGCGGACGGCCACGCCCGTTAGGGCGTTGGCCGTCCGGCTCCACGCGACCGGCTGTTCGCTTAGAGAGACACAAGCAATTCTCCGACTATTCGGCGTACAACGCTCTCATCAGGCGATCTTTCAGTGGGTACATCGAGTAGCTGACAGCGTTCCTGACCCGCCTGAGGCGCAACCGAAGCGGGTCGTGGTAGATGAAACTGCTGTCAAAATTAATGGCGAGTGGTCTTGGTTGTATGCTGCAATAGACCTCGACACCAAGTTGATATTGAGTGTCGATCTGTTCGGATCTCACGGAACTGATCCAGCTGCTGCGTTTCTGCATAGACTCTCCGAGAAACACGACCTCTCCGAGGCCGTGTTTCTCGTCGATGGCTTCGGCTACCAGACTGCCCTTGCTCGATTAGGTCTCAGTGGTCGGCGCGATTATACCGACCGAAACCTGATCGAAAAATGGTTTCAGACACTCAAAATGAGGATCGACCGCTTCCATAATTCGTGGGTGGGCAGTCGGTCGAGCGTTCGTCGCTGGTATTCACAGTTTGCACATTATTATAATCGCCAGAGACCGCATCAATCTCTAGATGATCGAACGCCAGATGAGGTGGTTGCTAACTAG
- a CDS encoding IS5-like element ISHla2 family transposase, producing MKTLPKSQILRFTEKAIHLARRAVSRYSSKFSKHRYTLPQHVVLLCLKVRKNTTYRGLLDELIEMPRIRQALGLTELPTPSTLCKAFNRLDMAVWRVVLTLSATLLPTSGIVGVDASGFDRSHASKHYTKRAELTIQQLKVTLLVDTKVNAILDLHVTTTRKHDSQIAPSLIKRNPETIDILLGDKGYDDQKIRRLARHHEVRPLIKHREFTSLHKAWNARLDADLYGQRSQSETVNSTLKRKYGAFVRSRQWWKQFRELVLRCLVHNIDRAL from the coding sequence ATGAAGACCCTCCCGAAGTCGCAGATTCTCCGTTTTACTGAGAAGGCGATCCACCTAGCACGCCGAGCAGTCTCTCGATACTCCTCGAAGTTTTCTAAACACCGCTATACACTCCCGCAGCACGTTGTTCTACTGTGTCTCAAAGTTCGGAAGAACACGACCTATCGTGGTCTGCTTGACGAACTGATCGAGATGCCACGCATTCGTCAAGCTCTTGGATTAACTGAACTACCTACGCCATCAACGCTCTGTAAGGCGTTCAATCGGCTTGATATGGCTGTATGGCGTGTTGTATTGACTCTCTCAGCGACGCTACTTCCGACGAGTGGAATCGTTGGAGTTGATGCGTCAGGGTTCGACCGCAGTCACGCCTCAAAACATTACACGAAACGGGCTGAACTCACGATTCAGCAGCTCAAAGTGACGCTGTTGGTAGATACGAAAGTGAACGCAATTCTCGATCTGCACGTGACGACGACACGAAAACACGATAGTCAGATCGCTCCATCGTTGATCAAACGCAACCCCGAGACCATCGACATTCTGCTCGGTGACAAAGGCTACGACGACCAGAAGATCAGACGACTTGCCCGTCACCACGAGGTTCGGCCACTGATTAAGCATCGTGAGTTCACATCTCTCCACAAGGCATGGAACGCACGCTTAGACGCTGATCTCTACGGACAGAGAAGTCAATCAGAGACGGTCAACTCAACGCTCAAACGAAAGTACGGTGCCTTCGTTCGCTCCCGACAATGGTGGAAACAGTTCCGTGAACTCGTTCTTAGATGTCTTGTCCACAATATCGACCGAGCCCTCTAA
- a CDS encoding RNA-guided endonuclease InsQ/TnpB family protein translates to MAIQVTRTYVATIRNQQQVKGDLDSLGFAASKLWNIARWTCNRIWSETGTIPEDGPLKAYLKNHERYADLNSQSSQRVIEELAEAFHGWYAKRRNGDDRANPPKYRKNGDNHPRSTVTFKEDGFKHDSKNNRIRLSKGRNLKEHWSDFILCEIETRPDVAVENVRQIKAVWNGDEWELHIVCKHEIEAESPGDETAGIDLGISNFAAVSYSTGDHELYPGNVLKTDERYFAKEIAKCNSSRSNKALRLRQKRSERRSHYLHAVTKHIVTECVERGIGTIAVGNLGGIRKDDETGEPRNWGDRGNKGLHGWAFDRFTTLLTYKAKAEGIAVVVVSERDTSKTCSCCGQKRDANRVERGLYVCRGCEAVMNADSNGAENIRRRLDQAQKVTPSPRSSGDRCSGRVARPVVNLFRRGEHDPSCGQGTFAQQASICKR, encoded by the coding sequence ATGGCGATTCAGGTCACTCGAACCTACGTTGCTACCATACGGAATCAGCAACAGGTCAAGGGTGATCTGGACTCGCTTGGGTTTGCCGCCTCGAAACTCTGGAACATCGCACGCTGGACGTGCAACCGTATCTGGAGCGAGACAGGGACAATCCCCGAGGATGGCCCACTCAAGGCATATCTAAAGAACCACGAACGCTACGCCGACCTCAATTCACAGTCGAGTCAGCGAGTCATTGAAGAACTCGCTGAAGCGTTCCACGGGTGGTATGCCAAACGCCGAAACGGGGACGACCGCGCAAACCCACCGAAGTATCGCAAGAACGGCGACAATCATCCACGGTCGACGGTTACGTTCAAAGAAGACGGCTTCAAACACGACAGCAAGAACAACCGGATACGCCTCTCGAAAGGCCGCAACCTCAAAGAACACTGGTCAGATTTCATTCTCTGCGAGATCGAAACCCGGCCAGATGTTGCTGTCGAGAATGTTCGTCAGATAAAAGCAGTCTGGAATGGAGACGAATGGGAACTTCATATCGTCTGTAAACATGAGATCGAGGCTGAGTCTCCCGGCGACGAAACTGCCGGGATCGACCTCGGTATCTCGAACTTCGCCGCCGTCTCGTATTCCACAGGCGACCATGAGTTGTATCCGGGGAACGTTCTCAAGACTGACGAACGGTACTTCGCCAAGGAGATAGCGAAGTGCAACTCCTCCCGGTCAAACAAGGCACTCCGACTCCGGCAGAAGCGTTCCGAGCGTCGGTCGCACTACTTACACGCTGTCACGAAACACATCGTTACAGAGTGTGTTGAACGAGGTATCGGAACAATTGCTGTCGGCAACCTCGGAGGCATACGTAAAGACGACGAGACTGGTGAGCCTCGGAACTGGGGCGACCGTGGAAACAAAGGCTTGCACGGATGGGCGTTCGACCGCTTCACGACTTTACTCACCTACAAGGCGAAAGCCGAAGGGATCGCAGTGGTCGTAGTGAGCGAACGAGACACGTCGAAGACGTGTTCGTGTTGTGGACAGAAACGAGACGCAAACCGTGTAGAGCGCGGCTTGTACGTCTGTCGTGGGTGTGAAGCCGTGATGAACGCCGACTCGAATGGTGCAGAGAACATTCGGCGTCGGTTAGACCAAGCACAAAAGGTAACTCCGAGTCCCCGATCATCCGGGGATAGGTGTAGCGGGCGTGTGGCACGTCCAGTAGTCAACCTGTTCCGTCGTGGAGAACACGACCCCAGCTGTGGACAGGGGACGTTCGCTCAACAGGCGAGCATCTGCAAACGATAA
- a CDS encoding SDR family oxidoreductase, translating into MLCPADLPSVSDTHQLDGEVALVTGASSGIGRAVATTLAADGAAVAVAARREERLEDLVDEIETDGGTALAVPTDVTDTDAVHEMIATTRAELGGLDILINNAGVMLLAPVIRAEHDDLQQMLDVNLKGLMAATREALPGLLDQNSGHIVNISSVAGQTANETSGGYSATKFGVNAFSESLRKEIADSDVRVTVVSPGAVETELGDHIPDEQTKERMADLTDDLIPLHPDDIANGIAYALTQPPRVSVNELVIRPTNQR; encoded by the coding sequence ATGTTGTGTCCGGCAGACCTACCATCCGTGAGCGATACACACCAACTCGACGGCGAGGTAGCTCTTGTGACCGGCGCGTCATCCGGTATTGGGCGTGCCGTAGCCACGACACTTGCAGCCGACGGCGCGGCCGTCGCCGTTGCCGCCCGGCGTGAAGAGCGTCTGGAAGATCTAGTCGACGAGATCGAAACCGACGGCGGGACCGCTCTGGCAGTGCCGACAGACGTGACCGACACTGACGCAGTCCATGAGATGATCGCGACCACTCGTGCGGAACTCGGCGGCCTGGATATATTGATCAACAATGCGGGCGTTATGCTGCTCGCACCGGTTATTCGTGCCGAACACGACGACCTCCAGCAGATGCTCGATGTGAACCTCAAAGGGTTGATGGCTGCAACACGAGAAGCACTTCCTGGACTACTCGATCAGAACAGCGGACATATTGTCAATATCTCCTCGGTTGCGGGCCAGACAGCAAACGAGACCAGCGGTGGCTATTCCGCGACGAAGTTCGGTGTCAACGCCTTTTCAGAGTCACTGCGGAAAGAGATCGCCGACAGTGACGTTCGAGTGACTGTCGTCTCCCCTGGGGCCGTCGAGACGGAACTTGGCGACCACATCCCCGATGAACAAACGAAAGAACGAATGGCCGATCTGACTGACGATTTGATCCCGCTCCACCCAGACGACATTGCCAATGGCATTGCGTATGCACTCACTCAACCACCACGTGTGAGCGTGAACGAACTCGTGATCCGACCCACAAATCAACGGTAA
- a CDS encoding AbrB/MazE/SpoVT family DNA-binding domain-containing protein: MPRITTKGQVTIPKEIRETLGIEPGDEIAFEEVSSGYKIQKKEPTTADGNDPFAKYRGSAESDETMPERMRRLRREYPRDVGDDCDDESEAEA, from the coding sequence ATGCCACGCATCACCACAAAAGGTCAAGTCACTATCCCGAAGGAAATTCGAGAGACGCTCGGAATTGAGCCCGGTGACGAGATCGCCTTCGAAGAGGTTAGTTCTGGATACAAGATTCAAAAGAAAGAACCGACTACCGCAGACGGAAACGATCCTTTTGCTAAATACCGCGGCAGTGCCGAAAGCGACGAGACCATGCCCGAACGCATGCGTCGACTTCGTAGGGAGTACCCCCGAGACGTAGGAGACGATTGCGACGATGAGTCGGAGGCAGAGGCGTGA
- a CDS encoding type II toxin-antitoxin system VapC family toxin, with product MITSVDTNALLALLYDDDYTDKSETELRRAYRDGRVVITSIVYAELSADGHFDSTSELDQFLEDFSIQVTEPSQEALFQAGEGFQRYSTRRPDGLQCPSCGAKQTVQCEECSEDLAPRQHIAADFIIGGHATVDCDALVSFDTAFYETYFPSLTIYPESSAHD from the coding sequence GTGATCACGTCGGTCGATACGAACGCCCTTCTCGCGCTGTTATACGATGATGATTATACAGACAAGAGTGAAACGGAGCTTCGACGTGCCTACCGAGATGGTCGAGTCGTCATCACGTCAATTGTGTACGCTGAACTTTCAGCAGATGGTCACTTCGATTCGACATCCGAATTAGACCAATTCCTCGAAGATTTCAGTATTCAGGTTACTGAGCCATCGCAAGAAGCACTTTTCCAAGCTGGCGAAGGATTTCAGCGATATTCTACCCGCCGACCAGATGGGCTTCAGTGTCCATCTTGCGGGGCAAAGCAGACTGTTCAGTGTGAAGAGTGTAGTGAAGATCTTGCACCACGTCAGCATATTGCTGCAGACTTCATTATTGGTGGGCACGCAACTGTCGATTGTGATGCGTTGGTTAGCTTTGATACAGCTTTCTATGAGACATATTTCCCGTCATTGACCATATATCCGGAATCATCGGCCCACGACTGA
- a CDS encoding helix-turn-helix domain-containing protein, which translates to MSDHPAHEIESVRNRLNVVTQETRFALLQDILGHPSELPTLKELDYVNPSKSQTTIRQHLEQLVDADIVEQVTLPKDRRQNDLPYTFYGISDSGRQFLKEHKLLRAQDTLREIYDRIEKTDDIIRYETAPRPEN; encoded by the coding sequence ATGTCCGATCACCCGGCACATGAGATCGAATCCGTCCGGAATCGGCTTAATGTCGTTACCCAGGAGACACGATTCGCGCTTCTCCAAGATATTCTTGGACATCCCTCGGAATTGCCGACGTTGAAAGAACTCGATTACGTCAATCCAAGCAAGAGTCAGACGACGATCCGGCAACATCTTGAGCAGCTGGTTGATGCGGATATCGTTGAACAGGTTACCTTGCCGAAAGACCGACGCCAAAACGATCTTCCGTACACATTCTACGGGATCAGCGATAGTGGTCGACAATTCCTCAAAGAACACAAGCTACTCCGCGCACAGGATACGCTCCGAGAAATCTACGATCGGATAGAGAAGACAGATGACATCATCCGATACGAGACTGCCCCGCGACCTGAAAACTGA